One genomic window of Leptospira paudalimensis includes the following:
- a CDS encoding LIC10124 family lipoprotein: protein MRYVYLPVLCFLVGYCSSVTKIETLNRSFTKPKFVTPDLGESEPLPSGRDYRERLVNKSTPSFTLLWKQIPEGFSPSDLALIEEKILFPHSKLGTYQKAPIKQDPKFFESNDIDIILELSLSKSADRMTVDVQYKDPVLSQNFGKAVFVYQEEKEPKTKSTKSFDVFHGKKHLLPLTEFVPAYFLEVSSPSVDELRNYFTSSLQGKVSVFSTSPGTTIYLDGVEVGKAPLLNYTLINGKHTLSFAKPGKDQVKRNILVRAGKTTRVFQEWNDDISQGTVVVSSFPPGLDVVIDGQKKGKTQFAESGVPYGSYPVQFIRTTTDSHFEYAKAGIKIRPKQITSIALPISLEDGVGWESEEFWNLSTPSPNFSATFPGKLTFAKNKELPKGWYGVFSEDLIPDYLEVELILDLKKEYNGALGLSIHDHSQNSILVYVDQTDFHIVKFSQSESEAPVRSSYRWNKEDELKGRSIKFTTDIEKKMIRLYLGNKMVEEFPWNFETFWNIGVLTPHNAPLVGVPLRGLKIQYPDMVKFEQRFQK, encoded by the coding sequence ATGAGATATGTTTATTTACCGGTCCTTTGTTTTTTAGTCGGTTATTGTTCTTCGGTCACAAAGATCGAAACACTCAATCGAAGTTTTACAAAACCTAAGTTTGTCACTCCAGATCTTGGAGAGTCTGAACCCCTTCCTTCGGGTAGAGATTACAGAGAACGACTGGTAAATAAATCAACCCCAAGTTTCACTCTCCTCTGGAAACAAATTCCAGAGGGGTTTTCTCCATCTGACTTAGCCCTCATAGAAGAAAAAATCCTCTTCCCTCATTCCAAATTGGGTACATACCAAAAAGCCCCGATCAAACAAGATCCCAAGTTTTTTGAGTCGAATGATATCGATATCATTTTGGAACTCAGTCTTTCCAAATCTGCAGATCGAATGACAGTGGACGTCCAATACAAAGACCCTGTTCTTTCACAAAACTTTGGTAAGGCGGTTTTTGTTTACCAAGAAGAAAAAGAACCAAAAACCAAATCAACAAAGTCCTTCGATGTCTTTCATGGAAAAAAACACCTCCTCCCTTTAACAGAGTTTGTTCCTGCTTATTTTCTAGAGGTTTCTTCTCCTTCTGTTGATGAATTACGAAATTATTTTACATCTTCCTTACAAGGGAAAGTTTCTGTTTTTTCTACATCTCCCGGCACAACCATTTATCTGGATGGGGTCGAAGTGGGAAAAGCACCTTTACTCAATTACACACTGATCAATGGAAAACATACACTTTCATTTGCAAAACCTGGTAAAGACCAAGTAAAACGAAACATCTTAGTTCGTGCAGGGAAAACAACAAGAGTATTCCAAGAATGGAATGATGATATTTCCCAAGGAACTGTCGTTGTTTCTAGTTTCCCTCCTGGGCTTGATGTTGTCATTGATGGACAAAAAAAAGGTAAAACACAATTCGCTGAATCAGGAGTTCCTTACGGAAGTTATCCGGTCCAATTCATTCGTACCACAACAGATTCCCATTTTGAATATGCAAAGGCAGGAATCAAAATTCGACCAAAACAAATTACATCAATTGCTTTACCAATTTCTTTGGAAGATGGAGTGGGTTGGGAATCTGAAGAATTTTGGAACCTGTCAACACCTTCACCTAACTTCTCTGCAACATTTCCAGGCAAATTGACATTTGCAAAAAACAAAGAATTACCGAAAGGTTGGTATGGAGTTTTTTCTGAAGACCTCATTCCTGATTACCTTGAAGTTGAACTCATACTAGATTTAAAAAAAGAATACAATGGTGCGCTTGGGCTTTCAATCCATGACCATTCTCAAAACTCGATTTTAGTGTATGTAGACCAAACTGATTTTCATATCGTGAAGTTCTCACAATCTGAATCAGAAGCACCAGTTCGTTCCTCATATCGATGGAATAAGGAAGATGAACTCAAAGGTCGTAGCATAAAGTTCACAACTGATATTGAGAAAAAAATGATACGTTTGTATTTGGGTAACAAAATGGTTGAGGAATTTCCTTGGAATTTTGAAACATTTTGGAATATAGGTGTTCTCACTCCACATAATGCCCCTTTGGTGGGAGTCCCACTCAGAGGATTAAAAATCCAGTACCCAGACATGGTTAAGTTTGAACAAAGGTTCCAAAAATGA
- a CDS encoding NADP-dependent isocitrate dehydrogenase, translated as MGKIKVKTPLVELDGDEMTRIIWKEIKDRFIHPYLDITLEYYDLGVEYRDKTDDQVTVDSANAIKKHGVGVKCATITPNADRVKEYNLKQEWKSPNGTIRAILDGTVFRKPIIIKNIPAAVNSWKKPIAIGRHAYGDIYRDVEILVDGPGKVELVYTDASGKEKQRLLVNEFKGAGVALAMHNLDESIKSFAKACFTYALSEKISIWFATKDTISKKYHARFRDIFDTMAKEQESAMKAAGITYSYYLIDDAVAQIMKNEGGQLWALMNYDGDVMSDMVASGFGSLGLMTSVLVSPDGKYEYEAAHGTVTRHYRKYQKGETTSTNSVASIFAWTGALAKRGELDGTPDVVNFAHKLEEAIIETIEGGEMTKDLLSLSTAAKKTELDTFQFMEAVQKRLDAKLK; from the coding sequence ATGGGAAAAATTAAAGTAAAAACACCGTTAGTCGAGTTAGACGGCGATGAAATGACAAGAATCATCTGGAAAGAAATCAAAGATCGTTTCATTCACCCTTACTTAGATATTACATTAGAGTATTATGATCTCGGTGTAGAATATCGTGATAAAACGGATGACCAAGTAACTGTTGATTCTGCTAATGCAATCAAAAAACACGGTGTTGGTGTGAAGTGTGCGACAATCACTCCAAATGCTGACCGGGTAAAAGAATACAATTTAAAACAAGAGTGGAAATCACCTAACGGAACAATCCGTGCAATTTTAGATGGAACTGTATTTCGTAAACCAATCATTATCAAAAACATTCCAGCGGCTGTTAATTCTTGGAAAAAACCAATCGCGATTGGTCGTCATGCATACGGTGACATCTATCGTGATGTAGAGATTCTTGTAGATGGTCCAGGAAAAGTAGAACTCGTTTATACAGACGCATCTGGAAAAGAAAAACAAAGACTGTTAGTAAATGAATTTAAAGGTGCAGGTGTGGCTCTTGCAATGCACAACTTGGATGAGTCTATTAAGTCTTTTGCAAAAGCATGTTTCACATATGCATTATCTGAAAAAATCAGCATCTGGTTTGCGACAAAAGATACCATTTCAAAAAAATACCATGCTCGTTTCCGTGATATCTTTGATACGATGGCAAAAGAACAAGAATCTGCAATGAAAGCTGCAGGTATCACATACAGTTATTACCTCATTGATGATGCAGTTGCACAAATCATGAAAAACGAGGGTGGTCAACTTTGGGCTCTCATGAACTATGATGGTGACGTGATGAGTGATATGGTTGCTTCTGGTTTTGGATCTCTTGGACTTATGACTTCTGTTCTTGTATCTCCAGATGGAAAATACGAATACGAAGCAGCTCACGGAACTGTGACACGTCACTACCGTAAGTACCAAAAAGGGGAAACTACTTCTACAAACTCAGTAGCATCTATTTTTGCTTGGACAGGTGCACTTGCAAAACGTGGAGAACTCGACGGAACTCCAGATGTAGTGAATTTTGCTCACAAATTAGAAGAGGCAATCATCGAAACAATTGAAGGGGGAGAAATGACAAAAGATCTACTTTCTCTTTCAACGGCAGCAAAAAAGACAGAATTGGATACGTTCCAATTCATGGAAGCTGTACAAAAACGTTTGGATGCTAAACTCAAATAA
- a CDS encoding adenylate/guanylate cyclase domain-containing protein: MTNESKSLLDSFMDWYLVELPKIDSPAVLFHSYIQYLQSLGFDIMRGNMGTKTLHPQVETLAYLWAPNSQKELFDVQVNSLFHSSLFYEFPDSSIRVTKFRLGSIQSSQFTASPIHYVLTAKKTYYYQFDPEKKGEYPYPILEELAPLGGTGYLAVPVIQKGNSYAFLSLLTKKPNGFNETEVDFLTKSLNLIALKWWTFIQSELTESLLSIYLGKRTGSTVYSGKIYLGELENIQSVIWFSDIRNYSGISETLPPEEVIKLLNDYFGVAIPQIERFGGEVLKLLGDGVLAVFPYNEKNKLVVGKKVLLAIRKLGELLTQLNQEREKEGKISIHHGVGLHSGEILYGNIGSMDRLDFTVIGEAVNLTSRIAGMCGELGKAVLASENLAKQIPVRWEELGEHKLKGISSPKKIYAISEKKKSVRESN; encoded by the coding sequence ATGACAAACGAATCCAAGTCTTTACTCGATAGTTTTATGGATTGGTATTTGGTAGAACTTCCCAAAATTGATTCTCCCGCTGTTTTATTCCATTCTTATATTCAATACTTACAATCTTTAGGTTTTGATATCATGAGAGGGAATATGGGAACAAAAACTTTACACCCTCAAGTAGAGACGTTGGCTTATCTTTGGGCACCAAATTCTCAAAAAGAACTATTTGATGTTCAGGTGAATTCTTTATTCCATTCGAGTTTGTTTTACGAATTTCCAGATTCTTCTATTCGGGTCACCAAATTTAGATTAGGTTCTATTCAGTCTTCTCAATTTACAGCAAGTCCCATTCATTATGTTTTAACTGCCAAAAAAACTTATTATTATCAGTTTGATCCCGAGAAAAAAGGAGAATATCCGTATCCTATATTGGAAGAATTAGCACCATTGGGCGGAACCGGGTATCTTGCCGTTCCTGTCATCCAAAAAGGGAATAGTTATGCTTTCTTAAGTTTATTAACGAAAAAACCAAATGGATTTAATGAAACAGAAGTAGATTTTTTAACAAAATCTTTAAACCTGATTGCACTGAAATGGTGGACTTTTATCCAATCAGAGCTCACAGAATCCTTACTCAGTATTTATTTAGGGAAAAGAACTGGTTCAACGGTATACTCTGGTAAAATCTATTTAGGTGAGTTAGAGAATATACAATCAGTAATTTGGTTTTCAGATATTCGAAATTATTCTGGCATAAGTGAAACCCTTCCACCTGAAGAAGTTATCAAGTTATTAAATGATTATTTTGGTGTAGCGATTCCTCAAATTGAAAGATTTGGGGGAGAAGTGTTAAAGTTGTTAGGGGATGGTGTCCTTGCAGTATTTCCCTACAATGAGAAAAACAAATTGGTTGTAGGCAAAAAAGTGTTACTCGCAATTCGTAAGTTAGGTGAATTGTTAACGCAATTAAACCAAGAAAGAGAAAAAGAGGGTAAAATTTCAATCCATCATGGTGTCGGTTTGCATTCTGGTGAAATCTTGTATGGAAATATCGGATCTATGGATCGTTTGGATTTTACTGTGATTGGAGAAGCTGTTAATTTGACGAGTCGAATCGCCGGAATGTGTGGTGAGTTAGGAAAAGCAGTCCTTGCCTCCGAAAATTTAGCTAAACAAATTCCGGTTAGGTGGGAAGAATTAGGCGAACATAAATTGAAAGGAATCAGCTCTCCGAAAAAAATTTATGCGATTTCGGAGAAGAAAAAATCAGTTCGTGAATCGAACTAG
- a CDS encoding glycosyltransferase, producing the protein MKNNHLSIVIPCYRELNRLPNYIETLINHFQFHPNIDFIIVDDGSPTSEFHKLQKKLELFLSNPKLQLFHYEINLGKGGAISFGLSKSKGNYLGFIDADGATPAYEVERIWNYINNHKEVDLVIGSRIPMLGRKVSKSFYRHIANRMFSFYFNQIFKIQIYDPQCGCKIFKKSIYEELKPKITDLRWLWDTQLLVLFYRNQFKISEFPIDWNQIPESKFSFFKDSLAVLYSLWKYRNIR; encoded by the coding sequence ATGAAAAACAATCACTTAAGTATCGTGATCCCTTGTTATCGAGAATTGAATCGATTACCAAACTATATCGAAACTTTGATCAATCATTTTCAATTTCATCCGAATATTGATTTTATCATCGTTGATGATGGTAGTCCAACAAGTGAATTTCATAAACTACAAAAAAAATTAGAGCTATTTTTATCCAATCCAAAGTTGCAACTTTTTCATTATGAGATCAATTTAGGAAAAGGCGGTGCCATATCATTTGGACTCTCTAAATCAAAAGGGAATTATTTAGGATTTATTGATGCTGATGGAGCAACTCCTGCTTACGAAGTGGAGAGAATCTGGAATTACATAAACAATCATAAAGAAGTAGACTTGGTAATCGGATCACGGATCCCAATGTTAGGCCGAAAAGTATCAAAATCATTCTATAGACACATTGCAAATCGGATGTTTTCGTTCTACTTTAATCAAATTTTCAAAATTCAAATTTATGACCCACAATGTGGATGTAAAATATTCAAAAAATCAATTTACGAAGAATTAAAGCCAAAAATTACCGACTTACGCTGGTTATGGGATACTCAATTACTTGTTTTATTTTATAGAAATCAATTCAAGATATCCGAATTTCCTATCGATTGGAATCAAATTCCTGAATCTAAATTCAGCTTCTTTAAAGACAGTTTAGCAGTATTGTATTCGCTTTGGAAATATAGAAATATTAGATAA
- a CDS encoding MBL fold metallo-hydrolase — MKITLFGVRGSLPTPISKQEQREKTLKILHLAKEEWKKDPNGFSEEEFLNHLPIPLSQDLGGNTTCVLIEGDGGERVILDMGTGLRVLGNQLAQEAFSGKEIDLHILVSHTHWDHIQGWPFFKPGYSPSVNIHFYSCIPNLEERLERQQHPENFPVTFQQMASKKHFHLWKEFESYMLGGLKIIPFGLRHPGSCTGYRIREGNKIFLFCTDVEYREEDREHLLKMKPQIAGADLIIIDAQYSTSEAEKKIGWGHTAVSKAVEFAEMMEIRSVVLTHHEPDHTDHEVARIILDEARLLKPGGMQVHIAHEGQKFIL; from the coding sequence ATGAAAATAACTCTTTTTGGTGTGAGAGGTAGTCTTCCCACTCCGATTTCAAAACAGGAACAACGAGAAAAAACCTTAAAGATTCTGCATTTAGCAAAAGAAGAGTGGAAAAAAGATCCAAACGGTTTTTCCGAAGAGGAGTTTTTAAACCATCTACCAATCCCTCTCTCACAAGACTTAGGTGGCAATACAACCTGTGTTTTGATCGAAGGTGATGGTGGAGAAAGAGTGATTTTGGATATGGGAACTGGGTTACGTGTACTTGGAAACCAACTGGCACAAGAAGCTTTTAGTGGAAAAGAGATAGATCTCCATATTCTTGTTTCTCACACACATTGGGATCATATCCAAGGTTGGCCTTTTTTCAAACCAGGTTATTCTCCTTCAGTTAACATTCATTTTTATTCTTGTATACCCAATTTAGAAGAACGTTTGGAAAGACAACAACACCCAGAAAACTTTCCTGTCACCTTCCAACAGATGGCTTCTAAAAAACATTTCCATCTATGGAAAGAATTTGAATCCTATATGTTAGGTGGTCTAAAAATCATTCCTTTTGGGCTTCGCCATCCAGGTTCGTGTACAGGTTACAGGATTAGAGAAGGGAATAAAATATTTTTATTTTGTACGGATGTTGAATACCGTGAAGAAGATAGAGAACATTTATTAAAGATGAAACCCCAAATTGCTGGCGCAGATCTTATCATCATCGATGCACAGTATAGCACTTCTGAAGCGGAGAAAAAAATAGGTTGGGGGCATACTGCAGTCAGCAAGGCTGTTGAATTCGCAGAAATGATGGAAATCCGATCTGTGGTTTTAACTCACCATGAACCTGACCATACTGACCATGAAGTGGCAAGGATCATCTTAGATGAAGCACGTTTATTAAAACCAGGTGGGATGCAAGTACACATTGCACATGAAGGCCAAAAGTTTATTTTATAA
- the trmB gene encoding tRNA (guanosine(46)-N7)-methyltransferase TrmB has protein sequence MLVNPEIQEKLWKFTIRSSYKSDYLLQPNERGKKIDLKNSFPAHTKNFVLELGSGWGEVAIELAKNDQQTGYLLMEKKVNRIIHTEKQRKTLGLENIRYMTVNFQWFFDELLEKEIFDKIIINFPDPWPKKKHHKNRLMQPHMIQQIYSLLKPGGELLFATDYGPYARKTISLFRKFPEFLWKNKEYEFERPGFPISFFEAEKRGEGKRIYYLKRTKTL, from the coding sequence TTGTTAGTTAATCCAGAAATCCAAGAAAAACTTTGGAAGTTTACCATTAGATCTTCCTACAAGTCTGACTATCTCCTGCAACCTAACGAACGCGGGAAAAAAATCGACCTAAAAAATTCTTTCCCTGCTCACACCAAAAACTTTGTTTTGGAGTTAGGTTCTGGTTGGGGTGAAGTTGCCATTGAATTGGCAAAAAATGACCAACAAACAGGTTACCTACTCATGGAAAAAAAGGTAAACCGCATCATCCACACCGAAAAACAAAGAAAAACGTTAGGTTTGGAAAATATTCGTTATATGACCGTTAACTTCCAATGGTTTTTCGATGAACTCCTTGAGAAAGAAATTTTTGACAAAATCATCATCAATTTTCCCGATCCCTGGCCCAAAAAAAAGCATCATAAAAACAGGCTGATGCAACCTCATATGATACAACAAATATACAGTTTGTTAAAACCAGGTGGTGAACTTTTATTTGCTACTGACTATGGTCCTTATGCGAGAAAAACCATCTCCCTATTTCGGAAATTTCCTGAGTTTTTATGGAAGAATAAAGAATACGAATTTGAGAGGCCTGGATTTCCCATTTCATTTTTTGAGGCGGAAAAACGAGGTGAAGGGAAACGAATTTATTACTTAAAACGAACCAAAACTTTGTGA
- a CDS encoding tetratricopeptide repeat protein yields MKQLIVVSVLLVTFIGCRSRDFQSVTVKDSVVEKSNASDRQKIEEARTLIADGSNEFQKGNIDVALEKAKSSIQTFELVEGYALLGASYYQLGEYENAKSAYEKGNNLDPQNEKILIGLGTVQSTLGENEAALNTYQTLNKLRPEESIYTYKTGLLLKNLGRYQESLVTLKSLEDKKDFPYPIELLNQLGDVCLELKRYDEAESYFAKAEKLNPELKSAKDAKLSTKIASLIQRGNDFLNKKNYAEATNEFKKASELQPQNASVWSFLGNAQLLNGKLKESEESFKKSISLSDTNANAYVGLCNVLIQTHNYSDCLKTSKQALQKVPKNAEIRNKQGICEWKWGEVKKATLSFQDASAWDPNFIEPKMNLAYVLIDSGRFDEALDVLKKAETHPKAKKEDIRKAKVLAESQKFIASGDAFLRQGKRKQAFDEYGKAMGVNPENPAVQNAFGRGYFAFSEYKKAEGSYLEAYRLDNANPGALQGLARVYAKTGESKKEKEYIKKLETLSATDPFSAITLGRIAEDASKWDEAESIYMGLKKKFPGNEAVDYRLGSLYYKRAVEENTKENYTKANEFIQKSKKYTKDIPELIETEKTVSENSRFAEILPLVKEGNTLFNRKKFIEAVTPYQKAYDRVPKASLLVKIAECYIEKGEEEKGLSILENAVKSNKENAISFKEGIYSFYYKKGELKRAEDGFYDILREKPDSYYAYYMLGLVTMKRKNYEAAIGEFDKAILVNPNFAPSNVAKGLAYYKLNQMDAAKREFEKARAKDSEFGLSSYNLAIAYFNEDLTNEAKSILESIRKSDPDFMDGEIQLAYIYFKENKLDEAEKTIDRVLKEEPSAEAMFAQFRILDAKQKQSPSEKTKSKRNAVKEKILREYGETKYARLLPSDALDDEPLHVTDLNLSGTPVSTPIVYPNRIIVNYGTAIVGYDRITKELVWKQYTSTPFQLLVAGKELVGISNDTATKIYPESGKMSFKKQVLAGWKVKQGSADNNGFFLLLEKDKSPNRKLVRTNPNLEIQEEWNGNDFVGFSLNGEGKLFVIRDTKKDFLVQVFSPSVPNEKESKISLPIAKKDTKESANFLGCLEESCLVQLGGQIYEGTEKAKLYAIGKTESVRSVLKNPDSLLVNTENTTYLWKGGSKWKDSYQIEGDFYYPMDGLVVEGRSKELVIIKGKEKTPVPWKGDRDGLRISTVTVD; encoded by the coding sequence ATGAAACAATTGATTGTTGTATCCGTTTTACTCGTCACATTTATTGGTTGTAGGTCTCGTGATTTTCAGTCTGTCACTGTAAAAGATTCTGTTGTAGAAAAATCAAATGCTTCAGATCGACAAAAAATCGAAGAAGCTAGAACTCTTATCGCTGATGGAAGTAATGAATTCCAAAAAGGAAACATTGATGTTGCCTTAGAAAAAGCAAAATCTTCGATCCAAACATTTGAACTTGTTGAAGGGTATGCGTTACTTGGTGCATCCTATTACCAGTTAGGTGAATATGAAAATGCCAAATCTGCGTATGAAAAAGGGAATAATTTAGACCCTCAAAATGAGAAAATCCTTATCGGACTGGGAACAGTTCAATCCACTTTAGGTGAGAATGAAGCTGCACTCAATACGTATCAAACTCTCAATAAACTAAGACCAGAAGAATCCATTTACACATACAAAACCGGACTTTTATTAAAAAACTTAGGTCGTTACCAAGAAAGTTTGGTCACTTTGAAGTCATTAGAAGATAAAAAAGATTTCCCATATCCGATTGAATTACTCAATCAATTAGGTGATGTTTGTTTAGAACTAAAACGATATGATGAAGCTGAGAGTTATTTTGCAAAAGCTGAAAAATTAAATCCAGAACTTAAGTCTGCAAAAGACGCAAAACTTTCCACTAAAATTGCTTCTCTCATCCAAAGAGGAAATGATTTTTTAAACAAAAAAAATTATGCAGAAGCAACTAACGAATTCAAAAAAGCTTCGGAATTACAGCCTCAAAATGCTTCGGTATGGTCCTTTTTAGGGAACGCACAATTATTAAATGGAAAATTGAAAGAGAGTGAAGAGAGTTTTAAAAAATCTATCTCCCTCTCTGATACAAATGCAAATGCTTACGTTGGTCTGTGTAACGTTCTCATTCAAACACACAATTATTCAGATTGTTTAAAAACTTCCAAACAAGCCTTACAAAAAGTTCCTAAAAACGCTGAGATTCGCAACAAACAAGGGATATGTGAGTGGAAATGGGGTGAAGTAAAAAAAGCAACACTTAGTTTCCAAGATGCATCCGCTTGGGATCCAAATTTTATCGAACCTAAAATGAATTTGGCATATGTTTTAATTGATTCAGGTCGTTTTGATGAAGCATTAGATGTTTTAAAAAAAGCTGAAACACATCCAAAAGCAAAAAAAGAAGACATCAGAAAAGCGAAAGTCTTAGCAGAATCACAAAAATTCATAGCAAGTGGTGATGCTTTTTTACGCCAAGGAAAACGTAAACAAGCGTTTGATGAATATGGCAAAGCAATGGGTGTAAATCCTGAAAACCCAGCCGTTCAAAATGCCTTTGGCCGTGGATACTTTGCGTTCAGTGAATACAAAAAAGCAGAAGGTTCTTACTTAGAAGCTTACCGTTTGGACAATGCCAATCCAGGAGCGTTACAAGGCCTAGCTCGTGTGTATGCAAAAACGGGTGAGTCCAAAAAAGAAAAAGAATACATTAAAAAATTGGAAACTCTTTCCGCTACAGATCCATTTAGTGCCATCACACTGGGAAGGATTGCAGAGGATGCAAGTAAGTGGGATGAAGCTGAGTCCATTTATATGGGACTTAAGAAAAAGTTCCCAGGAAATGAAGCAGTAGATTATCGATTGGGAAGTTTGTACTACAAACGAGCTGTCGAGGAAAATACAAAAGAGAATTATACAAAAGCAAACGAGTTCATTCAAAAATCCAAAAAATACACAAAGGACATTCCTGAACTCATTGAAACTGAAAAAACTGTTTCGGAGAACTCTCGTTTTGCGGAGATATTACCATTAGTCAAAGAAGGTAATACACTTTTTAATCGTAAAAAATTCATTGAAGCTGTGACACCTTACCAAAAAGCATATGACCGAGTGCCAAAAGCTTCTCTCCTTGTCAAAATTGCAGAGTGTTATATTGAAAAAGGAGAAGAGGAAAAAGGCCTCTCCATTTTAGAAAATGCTGTAAAATCCAATAAAGAAAATGCCATCTCTTTCAAAGAAGGGATTTATTCCTTCTACTATAAAAAGGGAGAACTCAAACGTGCCGAAGATGGTTTCTATGACATTTTAAGAGAAAAGCCAGATTCATATTACGCCTATTACATGTTAGGTCTTGTTACCATGAAGCGTAAAAATTATGAAGCAGCGATTGGTGAATTTGACAAAGCTATCCTAGTGAATCCAAACTTTGCTCCAAGTAATGTCGCAAAAGGTCTTGCGTATTATAAATTGAACCAAATGGATGCAGCCAAACGTGAATTTGAAAAGGCTAGAGCAAAAGATTCCGAATTTGGACTTTCTTCTTATAACTTAGCAATTGCTTATTTCAATGAAGATCTTACAAACGAAGCAAAATCAATCCTTGAATCCATTCGTAAATCAGATCCTGATTTTATGGATGGTGAAATCCAATTGGCGTACATTTACTTCAAAGAAAACAAATTGGATGAAGCTGAAAAAACCATTGATCGTGTTTTAAAAGAAGAACCATCTGCAGAAGCAATGTTTGCCCAATTCCGTATCTTGGATGCAAAACAAAAACAATCTCCATCCGAGAAAACCAAGTCCAAACGAAATGCAGTAAAAGAAAAAATCTTACGTGAATATGGTGAAACAAAATACGCAAGGTTACTTCCTTCTGATGCTTTAGATGATGAACCACTCCATGTAACAGATCTCAATTTATCGGGAACACCAGTTTCTACTCCGATTGTGTACCCAAATCGTATCATCGTAAACTATGGAACTGCGATAGTAGGTTATGACCGCATCACCAAGGAACTTGTTTGGAAACAATACACTTCTACTCCATTCCAGTTACTTGTGGCGGGTAAAGAACTCGTAGGAATTTCCAATGATACTGCAACCAAAATTTATCCTGAATCAGGAAAGATGTCTTTCAAAAAACAGGTATTAGCTGGTTGGAAAGTAAAACAAGGGTCAGCTGACAATAATGGATTTTTTCTCTTATTGGAAAAAGATAAATCTCCCAATCGAAAACTGGTTCGTACCAATCCAAATTTAGAAATCCAAGAAGAATGGAATGGAAATGATTTTGTTGGATTCTCTCTTAATGGGGAAGGAAAACTATTTGTGATTCGTGATACTAAAAAAGACTTTTTAGTACAAGTTTTTAGTCCATCTGTGCCAAATGAAAAGGAATCTAAAATATCACTTCCTATCGCCAAAAAAGATACAAAAGAGTCTGCAAATTTCTTAGGTTGTCTTGAAGAATCTTGTTTGGTTCAACTTGGTGGCCAAATCTACGAAGGCACTGAAAAAGCAAAATTATATGCCATCGGCAAAACAGAATCGGTAAGATCTGTTTTAAAAAATCCCGACTCACTCCTTGTAAATACAGAGAACACCACCTATCTTTGGAAAGGTGGCTCAAAATGGAAAGATTCATACCAAATCGAAGGTGATTTTTATTACCCTATGGATGGTTTGGTAGTCGAAGGAAGATCGAAGGAATTAGTGATCATCAAAGGAAAGGAAAAAACACCAGTTCCTTGGAAAGGTGATCGTGACGGTTTGCGAATCAGCACGGTGACTGTTGATTAG
- a CDS encoding LIC_13246 family protein — protein sequence MNDNDLSWHELVSKKEEFLHILRILNHYYEMRGETKSKQFGFRRLLADSDPNSVQIFFAKIGPFEYQVACRILPHEETETWIHVDGIAEERERLRQIGNTEHPVFSLVCLGDLYSISVPTLLSI from the coding sequence ATGAATGACAATGATTTATCCTGGCATGAATTGGTTTCGAAAAAGGAAGAGTTTTTACATATCCTTAGGATTTTAAACCATTATTACGAAATGAGAGGGGAAACCAAATCCAAACAATTTGGATTTAGGCGACTTCTTGCCGATTCTGATCCAAACTCTGTCCAAATCTTTTTTGCAAAGATAGGCCCGTTTGAATACCAAGTAGCTTGCCGCATTTTACCCCATGAGGAAACGGAAACCTGGATCCATGTGGATGGCATAGCCGAGGAAAGGGAGCGCTTACGACAAATTGGAAATACAGAACACCCAGTGTTCTCTTTAGTGTGTTTGGGTGATCTCTATTCGATCTCCGTTCCGACTCTTTTATCCATTTAA